The Setaria viridis chromosome 9, Setaria_viridis_v4.0, whole genome shotgun sequence sequence AGCACCACTCTGCTTCTGGAAGGCATGCTTCTTAATTTTGATATGATACCTGCGAATGCGTAATTATTTATAGTACTCTTAGCGACGGCTGCACATATGGCCTGCTGCTAGCTTGCCAGAAGAATAACGAAGCTTGGGACCCAATATATTTTTAGAGATCAGTAGGAGCAATATCCAATAGATTGGAGAAGATAGTGAGATACTATGTAATGGTGTATACTACCTCTATCCTCAAGCTATATAACGTTTAGGACAAACTTATTTATATAAATGAATTAATTTTACTTATCTTAAATGACTACCTTAATTTTAAATATTTAAGGATGGAGGTAGTATAAAATATTCTATGCGTTGCTAATGTATCTCTATAGTATAATCTATACTCTATATATATTTTCTTCTATATCTATAATATCTATCCATATCAATAgctatctatctatatctatGTCTTCTATCTATACAAATACAATAAAGAATaagtttttaaaaaatgtttctATCTATACGGCGCTGCTAGTGCCTAGACCTCCAATGGAAAATTTTCCATTAGACGATCCGATGATACATTAAAATTACCTAGTGCAACATCAGTGGTCACTACTTGCAACATgaaaataatgtgtaaaaatgaCTAAGTCGTTCAactctgggatagaaaattcctgtcgcaacatgaacactatatTAGCAAAATTTATTGTGGAACATGCaaaaacaatagttgcaacatcgatgTTTAACTATTACAACATATGTCGGAgtgtccaattttttttaagattcctTACATCTGTTCCTAGCATTACCGATAGGTATATTCTCTGTACTCCTTATGTTAGACCCATTCTATGTACAATAAGGGAAGTgttagaaaaaggagaaaaggcaTGAAGAAAATTAGTCTACCTTTTCTTGACATTTTTCCTCACTGTGCATGACATGGCACCCGCACACGGTACCTTCCCGACCTCATATCCCATCCCTCCTTGACAGTACCAATCACTCAGCAAATCAGCCAATCAATCAATACAGTTTGGAAGCTGCGCATCATCAGGCAATCAATCAATTCACCAATCCACCGCTTCCATTTGATTTTGAACCAGCATGAGATCCGTCTTCATCCATCCTCGTCATTCTTCTTTCATACTGGCCTTCCATCCAGTGCACTACACGAGCTTGCCTTTTTCCATCGCTGCGGAGGCTGCTTATTGCCCTCGGTGTAAGAACTCACCACTACTCTAAAATATTAGAATTGGATATAAATTGCAAAACTCTTTATATGATAAGTTTCACATTAAATAAATTATAAATGCACAACTAGACAGTATATTGCATAGTTTAATGCAATTAAGTTCGCATAATTCGCCCGGTCCCCTTCTTAGATAATATGAGCAAAGATTACTTTCACGACTCCAATCACCACCTCACCCTAATCAGTTGGGAGTACTAGTGCGTAGATTATATGCAATCACCACCTCACCCTAATCAGTTGGGAGTACTAGTGCGTAGATTATATGTAGGCACGCACGATGCGGCAGAAATACAAACTAGACCTTCTGTGCACTCGTTCCATGGGTTGTTTATTTTTTTGAGAGAATTCCCTATATagcattagaaaaaaaaacatgattcTCTGTATGACACTAGAAAAATCTGTCTTCCCTAATTGACAACGGAATATTTTCTTGGCTCCTTTCTTAGCACTTCCTTTGACTGGATGTTAAGTCTGACATGAAAAGATATTTTTGCACCTGATCTTGTCATTCAAGTTCTAGTAAAATATTGTGTGTCCCAAGCAGCTGCACATAATGTCTTCCTAATTTATTCCTTTCTTAGGTTTGAATATGAAAAATCCATGATATTCaatgaaaaaagaattttgatcCTTACTAATGTCCAATCAATACACTATCAGTTGCCCACTGCAATGAACATCCAATGTTGATCGCCACCAGAAATTAAAAATGAAATATTAATTCAGCTAGTTATCTTGAACCCGTgggtttttttagattaaggaaataAATCCGGTCTCAGTGTTTTGAGTAACCCGTGGGGTTAATTAGGGGGTCAGGGCAAAATGAAAATTGCTACCTCCTTCGGTTCTGGTTGCTTGCATGTCGACGCAGCAGAACAAGAGTTTGAGTAGCCGGTCCAACGTAGATGCACGTCAGTGTAGAGGAAGTAGTCGATCGGATcttctcctcctcatccttgcCTCAGCAGCTGCCTTGCGCCGCCATAGCTGATCAGCACAGCAACAGCGCCTCCACATAGTCCACACGTATGGGGAAGAAATGCCATGCGCCGGTGTGCTAGCATCATGTACGAGGCAGGGGTCTCGGGCTCAGTTCGAGGGGAAGCAGCGGCTAGGGTTGCGGcgtggtgggatggtgcgccCCTAGCCccacccctcatatttatagagcaCATTAATGGGCTTCCAGGCTGAAGGCCCATTAGTTACCCTAATCCATCATGGATCAACTATCTCGTGGGCCTTTAGTCCAAATTGTTATGATTGCCTCTTGGGCACATCACCAACAATCTCCTACTTGCACCAGAGACAATCATATAGGCAAGCTTTTCCAATATTcaaaccccttaagtgtgtgtcGTGTTAGGTTCATGTGCAAACGGAATGGAAACCATTTTCGAACCACAAGTCAGCAGCGGTACCTAGCAGGACATACTGACTCCTGGATGTACATAAAAAACTTATCGGCTGAACCTAGGTACATTCATTAACATACTaatccctttgcctcacaataccAGTCAAGCTCAAGGTGAGATGCGTGCCACCATTATGATAGCTCGACCATTCACTCGATCAAATAGTGAATTCAATTCATGACTAACATTTAGTCATTGTTTGGCATGGTCATGTACTTCCCAATCCAACTATCTCAAgggccccagagatatctctcgtGTTATTTAGGAgaggcaaattccatcttgatctGCTCACATCCCATTCTATATTTCATGATACATCCGAAAACTACttttatgactacccagttacggagTAGCATTTGGAAGTCCCAAAGTGCATCACTACACATAGTGAGAAATAATGGcgatctcaagtctaaggatcTAGCAGGTGTACCACTTGAGAGAAACTGATGGCACATACAATATAACAATCCCAGCAATGTCTCAGGGTGGATCAATCAAACACCATGTTTACTAACATGTGTTCACATTATTAATCTGATATCTCCATATCTATGGTCCGTGAAACGTAATCATCAATTAATACATGTGCCAGTCTCTGTCATTATTATCCCACATAATCATATAGACTAGGGATCATTtagaataacatcacaatcaacAAAGAGTTCCACAAAACAAGTCACATAATTGTCAATCAATGTAAATGATAGCTACTCAAGGAACAAATAACACTTTATTCAATAGTACATAAACATACTCATGACACAAGTCTCGCACACACACTAGGATCCATCACTGATGTAAGTGTATAATACCCATAGATCTAGTGTGCACCTCATGCTTTACTTTTATGATGTTTGGTGTGATCTAGGCTCATTTGCTTGTGCAATGGCTCCACTATTATCACAATAGAGATCCACTAGACTAGACGCACTAGGGACAACACCTAACTCAGAAACAAATTTTCTGATCCAAATAGCTTCCTTCGCAGCTTCAGAAGCTGCAATATACCCAACCTCTATCGTCGAATCTGCTACCGTCTCTTCCTTGGAACTTTTTCAGCTCACTACCCCTCCATTGAGGCTGAACACAAACCAGACTGCGATTTGGAATCATCCTTGTCTATTTTGAAGCTAGCATCGGGTGTAACCTTTTACAACGAGCTCTTCTTTACCTCTTAACACTAGGAACACATCTTTAGTTCTTCTTAAGTATTTAAGAATGCACTTCACAATTTTCCAATGAGCCTCACCATAATCTGATTGATACCTGCTCATAAAACTTAGAGCATAGGAGACATCTAGGCGCGTTCATAGCATGGCATACATGACGTCTCCAATAGCCGAAGCAATTGGAATGACTCTCAACCTCTTTTGCTCATCAGGTGTCGATGGACTCTGATCCTTTCTAAGAGTAATGCCATGGGCATTGGCAAGAAACCTTCTTAGAACCTTGCATATTGAACCGATTCAATATCTTGTCAATGTACGTGTCTTAGTTTAATCCAATTAGCCTTTTCGATCAATCCCTATAGATCTTTATGCCCAAAATATATGCCGCCTCTCCTTAATCTTTcattgagaaactctttcttaaTGAAGATTTAACGGCCACAAGCATTGGAATAtcatttccaatcagcaatatgtcatccacatattggACCAGAAAAATAAGTGGGCTCCCACTGACCTTCTTGTAAATACAAGGCTCTTCTACGTTTTTGATGAaaccaaaccctttgaccacttcatcaaaatgaagatTTCAACTCcgagatgcttgcttcaatccataaataaACATTTGAAGTTTGCATATCTTCCCATCATTTTTAGGATTGACAAAATCCTCAGGCTGTGTCATGTACACAACTTCACTTAggtttccattaaggaaagATGTTTTGACATCCATTTGCCACATCTCATAATTGAATATGCAACAATTGCTAGGAGAATGCGAATAGACTTTAACATTGCGATGGGCAAAAAAGTTTCATCATAGTCAACATCTTAAATTTGCTTGAAACCTTTCGACACCAATTGCGTCTATAGTCATgaatatttccatccatgtctgtattttttttaaaaacacaTTTGCAATTGATAGGTCTCACATCATCAATCCgatcaaccaagttccaaacttgattgtcatgCATGGATTCTATCTCAGATTCCATGGCTCCAAGCCATTTCTCAGAGTCGGGTCCCATCATTGCTTACGTCTAGGTCAtgggctcatcattgtccaacaaatAATATGTCATGCTGCTCTGTAGTTAGGAGTGTCAACTTTGGAGTTGCGTGACGTGCCCTTGTAGACCTTCGTGGGGCTGGTGCTTCAAAAACAGGTTCAAGTTGCACAACATCTTGTGTAGATTCAGTGGGTGTTGAAACGTTTTTAGGTGTTCTTAaatttcttcaagttgcacCTTGCTCCCACTAACTCCTTttgagagaaactctttctGCAAGAAAACACATTATCTTCCActctattataaaaataatgtcCTTTAGTTTTCCTAGGATACCGCACAAAGAAGCATTTGTCTGATTTTGGAGTGAGTTTGTTTAACATAAAATGTTTGACATAAGCCTCACATCCCCAAACTTTGAGGAAAGACAATCCAGGATGCTTCCtggtccacatctcatatggtgtcttctcAACAGACTTAATTGGAATCCTTTCAGTGTAAACGTAGCAGTTTCTAGAGTATAACCCCAAAAAGATAGTGGAAGATCAGTCGGGCTCATCATCGACCtaaccatgtctaacaaggtTCAATTCCTCCACTCGGAGACCCCATTCCACTGAGGCATTCCAAGTGGAGTCAATTGTGGAATAATTCCACATTGTTTTAGATGATCACCGAAttcatggctcaaatattcaCCTCATCAATCAGATCGCTGAAATTTAATTGTTTTGCCTATTTGATTCTGTACTTCATTGtgaaattctttgaacttttcaaacaatttagacttgtgcctcattaggTAGGTATACCTATATCTACTAAAGTCATCAGTGAAAGTAATGAAGTACGAAAACCACCTCTGGCTACAGAactcattggtccacatacattAGTATGTACAAGTCCCAACAAGTCACTTGCCCTTTCACTTTGACCAGTGAAAGGAGGTTTAGTCATCTTTCCAAGCAAACAAGACTCACACATGTCaagtgattcaaaatcaaatgagcGCAACAAACCATCTTTAAGGAGTTTTCAATGCACTTCTCATTTATATAACCTAAGAGACAATGCAAAATAAAAGTAGGATTCAAATCATTCGGTCGAGCTCATTTTCATTAATTTTATAGACAGATTTATCCTCAAGATCAAGAACATATAATCCATTCACCAATGGACAATGAGCAtagaaaatattattataataaATCATCAATTTCTTCCAAACATGAAGAAGAGATAATGTTCTTACTCAAAGAACGAATGCAATAACCATTATTCAATTCCAAAACTAATCCTGAGGGTATTGACAAGTAGTAAGTGCTGACCTCTATGACCGCAACCTTGGCTCCATTGCTGACACGAATGTCCAACTCGCCTCTTGTTAACCTTCTAGTCTTACTTAGTCCCTGCAACAATTGGCAAGTGTAAATCATTGATCTAGAATCAAATACTAAAGATTCACTAGAAGATGTAGCAATATTAATTTCTATAACATTTATACGTGAAGTGGAAGTCTCACTTCCATTCTTCATCTCACTTCCATTCTTCTTCTTATCCTCCAAATACTTCTTGTATTTCCTAGACCAATGTCCCTTGAAATGAAAGTGGAAGCATTCGTCATCAGGAAAAGGGCCAGATTTGCCCTTTGGCTTAGGCTTAGAGCTTGGGGGCTCATTGGGAAGGACCTTTCCCTTGCCTTTGCCTTTGGGAGGCATCCAAGACTTCCTCTTTTTGTTCTTCTTTTGAACCACCATCTCATGAGTGCGGTTTTTCTTAATGCTTTACTCAGTTGTCTTCAGCATGCCATGCAACTCAACCAATATTTTCTCCATGCCATTCATCTGATAGTTTAGAATGAACAGTGCATAGCTCGCTGGGAGCAACTGGAGAATGACGTCTATAGCCTGGTCATCCTCGAGTTCAGAACCAAGTTTGTCCAAAGTCTCAATGTAACCAATCATCTTGATCACATGGGGACTAACTGGGCTGCCCTCTGTCAGCTTGCATGCAAACAAGAATTTTGAGATGTTGTACCTCTCAGCCTTAGCTTGGTTCTCAAACATTCCACGTAGCCCCTCAATAAGAGTGTGAGCATCCACATGCTCATACTGCTTCTGCAGATCAGGGGACATGGTGGCAAGCATGAGACAGCTGACGTTGAGTGTATCATCACAATGCTTCTAATAAGCTCTACAGGCTGCAACATTAGCATGAGCAGGGGGATCATCTGGGTATGGTTGCTCAAGAACATACTCAGTTTTCTCTtgcctgagaacaattctcaggttgcggtaCCAATCAATAAAGTTAGCTCCATTAAGCTTTTCCTTGTTAAGCACAGATCGCAAATTGAAACCGGAGTTGTTACTAGCAGACATGATCTAAAACATAGGATAAAAAATGCAAAGTTTTAGCACTAGGTTATGTACCAATCTTCTATTAACCATATTAATAAAAGCCACTTCCACTATATCAACATCGTCTTCCCTCTAACGACATATAGTGGTCTAAGATCCATATTCACTAAAATCCTAGTGAGCTTTAGCTTCACTGCTAGAAAATTCAGTGACATAGGTGAACAATAGTTTGTTAATCATATCCCTATATGACTCTTGTCTGTTGGACGGCATCCAATGCCTCGGCTCCCAACTCTATGCCATAAAGCTCAAACCCATTTTGATAGTTTTGTTGAGTAAACCAATACTACACTTGTGAATGTCCGACATCCACGCCCCTATTCATAATGATAGCTGATGGTACTTTACTTTGGTAAACCTACCACACAACGATCAAAATTTGTAGGTGCAGCTATTGGTAAAAGGCATAAAAAAACTCAACTTTTCTAAAGGAAGCTATTCTATCATGACAAAAACATCCACCACATGTAAAGCATGAACAGAATATTAAGTAAACATCATAGGCATATATTGTGAATAGTATGGCCTTTGGAATCATAGTGGTCCCCATCACCATGGTTCCACCTTGATCTCTATCACCATGCTTCTTGTGGtgatcaccatcaccaccaTGCTTGATAAGGCCTCCATGAACATATGCAAAGCTACTACACCTAATAGCTGATATATGAATTACATGAGGGATCAAGCATCACAAGTCGACAAGTAGGTCATTATACAATAATGGGACAACCTCAACCCGGTTGTGTTAACTTGCAACATCGCAGGTTGCACAAATATTACACGCAGATCATCACATGACATTGAGGCCATACCATTCACATCATACCCTACAAAAATAAGTTAAGCGTAGAACGTCTTCTACCGAAATGATGCTAGGATATCACTGTAGCAGATAGTAGATATCACTACCGAATCACTATGGAAATGTCATCGCATTGATCACATCAACCCAATTTCTGAGCCATTCAGAATGTCTCAATTCCACTAGATCAATCATATTGATCAGTGTGAAAAGTGTGTATCAGAAGACCGCAACACATGACCTCGATCTGTTGGCTCAATCTACAGACTATGCACACGACTAGCCCCGATGGTGATTCCAACTGGTGGGGACAAGTCACATGAACAACAGAGAAGGAGCACGTACTAATCTTTTTGTCACATGATGCAATCTACTCGAACCCGTTCCATCCCCTTATGATCAAATGATCTAATCAAACCGTGCAACATAAGATTCATCATATGAACCTAACCGTaatagatcacatctactaccATCACATATCACCTATATGTGCAAGATCCATACTAAAGACTATGCAAGATGGCTCTGATGACACTGTAGGAATACGCGAGTAGGCTGCTCTTGCAATAACAATTACATCTACCACTTAACCCAGGGAACTTGCGAGTAGAGGAGTCATGGATCGTTACCACTAGACGCACAGCGCAGCGGAACAAGAGTTGGAGCAGCTGGTCTAATATAGATGCGCGTCAGTGTAGAGGAACTAGTCAATCGGATCGTCTCCTTCTCGTCCTTGCCTCAGCAgccgcctcgcgccgccgtAGCCGATCAGCATAGCAGCAGTGCCTCCATGGAGTCCGAATGGGGAAGGAACACCGTGCGCTGGTGTGCTAGCACCGCGTGCGCGGCAAGGGTCTCGGGCTCAGGCCGAGGGGAAGCAGCGGCTAGGGTTGCGGcgtggtgggatggtgcgccCGTAGCCAcacccctcatatttatagagcaCACTAATGGACTTCGAGGCTAAAGGCCCATTAGTTACCCTAATCCATCACGGATCAATTATCCCATGGGTCGAATAGTTATGATTGCCTTTTGGGCACATCACCAACACTTTTCTCTTGTTGGCCTTGATTCAAAAACAAAGATCTTGTGCATCGCCTGCATGATCCAAAGGAAGCTGCACAGGAGAACACAAACCTGAGAGGAGCTGGGTTCTCACTGTCTTTGGCGATGCACTCATCCACTAGGTAAAAGCAGAGTCCAGTACCACTATTTCGTCCACAGAGAAGGAACAAAGCTGTTTGGGCAAAACATCGAGCACCATGAAGGCAACCATGGGTCGCCTGGATCGTGCACGCCTGTAGGGAGAGGCACCAAGCATAGCAGACCCGAGATAGAATGGGACCTCCAGAGTGACCATGTGCATGGTGTAGCAACGGACGCTTGGCGCGAGGACGACATCAGATGGGAGGTACAAAAGGCGAGCGCCGACGTGAGGGAAGAAGCAAAGGAGGTGGGGATGGACAGGAGCCGTAGGACTGGGTGAAGGGGCTAGCGGCGGCAAGGACGGCGGTGGCAGGGATAgatgtggcggcggcagcagtggCAGCGGTCTGGCGATGGTAACAGTAACACAGTCATCCAACCAAACTTGCGTGTTCATTTTCTTAGGGGTAGTTTGGTCCACAAATCAAATATCTGACATGACCAACAGTGACTTCCAACGGAAGATGCTAGCGGATGTAACGGAAGTGTCaataaagaaatcaaagaaaaattcTAGTGTCAATATAAGGGATGGCAAATTTTTCTAGTATATAgagagctatttttttttttgcagtgctACATAAGGAATTCTCACTTACTTTCTAGCCCAGTATCGCATCAAGGGTTCATCAGGGACAAAAGCAATACTCCCTGCATACCCTTGTGGGGCACTTACGAACATGGCTGCAAAAGCAGAAATGAATTAATATAATATCGTTCGGAGTCCCACCAGCGACTATGGTGTGTGCGCCACTGCGAACTACCTCTCACAATCCGCTGCTACGGCCATGGGAAGCAGCTGACCGGCAATCAAGGAACAAAGCAGCATGAAGCAACCTGTTGATGCGAAAATACGTCGCGCCAAATATTCAAGCAGTGCCAGAGGAGCTCCTTGTACCACCTATGCacaaaccggtcagactggtttggTAGGCCGGTTAGACCAATCTTACCAGAGAGCTCAACATGGCTCCAACGAGCGCCTGCTCAGGATGGACAACATTGGTACACGTGCACCTTGGGTAGCCCTACAACATCGGTACACATGCACCTTGGATAGTCCTAGGCTCGGCAGGCCATCTAGGGCGCCTCCTCATGCCATATGGATAGGAGAAGAATAGCACATGGTATTGAAAAAAGTAGAGCAAAGAGAAAAGAAGGGTAAAGTAAAAGATTGGTTATCGATTGATTGGATACCCTCAATCGACTATGACCCTTTACATTTATTGGTAGGGACAGTCTTGCCTACTTAGCAGTCAAAACCACACTACTCGGACCCCTTAGCTACGCTGTAGTAGTAATGCATGGTAAAAGCATCTCTACATCGGCATGTAAAGATGTCTTTTTACATGATTTAGAGAACGTGTCAATGTGTCACAATATTAGACAGCTTATATGGTTAGTAGCCTTAGAAAGGTATTTTTTAACATGCTATTGAAATCATCTCAAAATGGAACATATTTAGACATGCTTGAAAGCGTCAATAACCTATAGACACATTGTGTTGGGGATAAATCCTCcgtacctgcaaggaaggaagaaaactgACTCcaactaggattcctctgtaatcctaccaGGAAACATACCCTACAATCATAATAGGACTCCtcgtaaccgactagtaatctcgtcccctgagtatataaaggagggtaggggtacataGATCGGCaagctcagaaccatcatcaatagccaacaatcaggctacacaacacccaagcgcagagcACAATATACAgcaccccaaataggatgtaggcTATTACACTATTCTGgcagcccaaacctgtataaatctgtgttttgtgtcctcgcttttacctttgagttccaggtctgacgattccccaccaaccaatctactacctaaggtacccctcggtaggttgcagagtataaaacaccgatagctggcgcgtcaggtaggggtgattgttgAGATCATCgggtgagcttgaaggacctcatcatcaagatcaatctactcaacGAGAAGCTAGTCATTGAGTTGGAGTTTCGATCAAAATAAATCTACGTCGAAACAAAATTGATGTGCTCCGCGTTCCAATCGAGTCACGTGCGGATTGAGAAGATGTATGCGAGCACTGCTACCCCGAGGTCCAGCCACATCAAgtcaccgacgactacttcgactacacgTTCTCGACTGCAAAACTAGTCAAGGATagtcgactactcgtctcgactaggaaactagtcgaggaccactacttcaactactcgtctcgactagaaaatttGTCGGGGTAGACTTCACACCGTCGACAACTACTCGGCATCGACTCTGACTAGTTGGCTACATCAACAATCAACACGGCTTTGTCGACAATTGTCCATGAATCAAGAtaa is a genomic window containing:
- the LOC140221178 gene encoding uncharacterized protein, which translates into the protein MSPDLQKQYEHVDAHTLIEGLRGMFENQAKAERYNISKFLFACKLTEGSPVSPHVIKMIGYIETLDKLGSELEDDQAIDVILQLLPASYALFILNYQMNGMEKILVELHGMLKTTE